The region TGACGCCGCCTCTCAACCCCTCAGTACACAACAGCACTTGGGTCATGACCTTGGGTCAGGGCCATTTGGAGCCGTGAGTGAGGTGATGAGgattttctctctgcctctctctccaggctctctctctccctccttctccaggcctctctctccaggcctctctctccaggctctctctccctccttctccaggcctctctctccaggcctctctctccaggctctctctccctccttctccaggcctctctctccaggctctctctccccctccctctccaggcctctctctccaggctctctctctccctccctctccaggcctctctctctctctctctctctctctctctctctctctctctctctctctgtctccctccctctccagaccacctgtctctgtctctccctctctctccaggcccctctctccctccctctccaggcctctctctctctccctccctctccaggcctctctccccctccctctccctctctctccatccctccccctttctctccctctttctccagaCACGCACAGAgctcacacacagagatgcaggTCACAGACTAACAGGGTTACAGAATGCTGCTGAACACGGTGTTGGCCTTCGTATGTTATGAGTATTCCGCCAGCTCTTGTTGCATGTTTGTCCATTTCCTTCACTTAGACAACAAGGATTTTGTATCACTAAGGTCAACTTGACATACAGCACAACATGACACAATACCCCTGTGGAGCGAATGTTTAGGGTTAAAGGGAGAGTCGGCCTAATGCTCATAACTGTACACTCTCACTTCCTACCAAATACATGGACCCatcaactatccctttaatgaaaGAGACAGGAGAGCAAAGAGAAAGTGGAGTTAATTGCTGGGATCACTCAGCTCTTTCAGACTGTTTGTATAAAAGGCTGAGGACTGTCTGATATCCTTAGACGCCGTCTATCTCTTCACTCTCTGTGGCATGAAGAGAAATCTGGGCCGGAGCAGTAAGCCCTTAAGCCTTCTTAGACAGTCAACTCTCATTAattagagaaggagaaagaaatcACACCAACCGGACTGGACAGTGTAACTCCCTCAGACAATGGCTGGACTGggattacccctggtctctccccctggTGGCCACTCACTGATGAGTGGATGCATATTtactttgtatttgtatttaccctttatttaactgctgtctgtgtgtgtgtgtgtgtgtgtgtgtgtgtgtgtgtgtgtgtgtgtgtgtgtgtgtgtgtcctgaggtGAGACAGGAATAGGGCAGGGCCTATTGTGCTGTTGATTTTGGAGCGTCATACAGAGAGAGTGATTCATGGATTGTCATTATTGCAAACATGCCATTTTTGAACGTACAGTGTGTTTACACAGCATGTTTGCAGAATGTAAATGTACATTGAATGAGAGGTGGTTTGAAACAGGAAGGTAAGCAGAGAGTGTATgtttgaaagaaagagagagagagagacagacagagagagagagagagagagatacacagagagacagagagagagacagagagagagacagagagagagacagagagagagacagagagagagacagagagagagacagagagagagacagagagagagacacagagagagagacagagagagagagagagaaagagagagagagaacttttaATATGGATGTTTAGCGTTTTCAGTGGAAATAGTTCTGTAGTTATATCTATTATTTATCCTCTGTGACGTAGATATTTCCAAGTAGGGAAGTTCAGCAATTAGCTAACCTCAGCTGTTTACAGAATAACATGTGTTCCTCCTTTTTATGCCAGGGCTTCTAGTAAACTATTCCTTCCTGGTGCCTGACCCTGCATCTTTCTCTGATTTCCTGAATGCACTATGTGGTATGCAGGAAAAGTTATCAGAGCCTGTACAAGATCATTTTAACACTGTCACACTCTTAGCAGTATTCAGTTAATCTCCCCTTCTCACCCGTTCTTTCGGTGATTTATATTTCATTCACTGGTCttttctctcttgttttctctctggACAGACCCAGGAAGCTCTTGAAGACTCGGAGGGACTCAGGAACCCAGAGGGATTAGGATTAGAGGTGGAGGACGGGGAATTGGGTGCCGGTGACTCCCAGGACTGGAGCGAGGACGGGGGGAGGACCAGGGACGGTGGGGTTGACATTACATCGTCGGAGGAGTACTTTGACTCGCGGTCGTGGCACAGTGACACGCTGTGTGATACTCTGTCAGACCTGAGTCCGGACAGCAGCGAGGACTCTCTGTCTGCCATACTGGGGGTGGAGGACGTACGCACGGGATGGAAGAACAGCAGACACCACACCGCTGGGGACTGTAGAGCCAGACGCACAGCCGAGAGGAGCCTGAACAGCCACAGCACAGAGAACGCAGAGACTGACGTACGCGGACCCAGCAAAGAGAAACACAACCAGACCTGCACAGAGACAGCACAGAGTCAGCCTGGCAACACAGAGAAGAAACAACACAATCacaggacagaaacacagcacagcacagagtTGCACAATCAGCTCAGCACAGTGATACATAAGACAGGAGTAGCAACCCAGCACAACCAAGGGAAAGTCAGCACAGAGGTTCGTATCACTGAAATCACAGGTAATCAGAATGCACCAACGTTAGTGCTTCACACAGAGTCACACAAACCGAAGCGCTCAGACAGACACAAAATCGACATCGCACAAAGCCCAGAAACATTTGCACagagaaacaacacagaggaaaCTAGCAGAGAGACACGAACGCTGAGCAGCACCGAGAAACAGAGCACAGGGTTCGAAAACACAGCTTGCACAGAGAAACAGAGCACAGGCACTAAATGCACAGGGATATGTAAACAACATAGCGTAGATATACAAAGTATAgatctgctgtccactctacacaGTGTAGAGAAAGAGAATTCACAAATACACAACAGTCACCTAGAGCAGGTAAACCTTGCCAGCCAGGATACATCTAGAGCCTATGGAGAGGAGACAACAAATCAACACAGTTCAGAGACACActacatagacacacacaacacaacagacgCACAGTGTTCAGACATATCTGGCAAACACGTGACACTTTGCAGAGATACACCCAACACACTCAAAGCAGAGACACACTGTAGGCTCGCGCACAACAATCACAGCTCAGACATACACTTATCTGACACACAAAGTGAACTTATCCCGGAGCATCCCACAACAGACACGCAcagtacagaaacacacaccacagagacaaTCTATACGGACACACAacccacagagacagagaggagtagCACAcgcaacacagagacagagaggagtagcacacccaacacagacacagagaggagtaGCACAcccaacacagagacagagaggagtagcacaccctacacagagacagagaggagtagcacacccaacacagagacagagaggagtagcacacccaacacagagacagagaggagtagcacacccaacacagagacagagaggagtagcacaccctacacagagacagagaggagtagcaaacccaacacagacacagagaggagtaGAACAcccaacacagagacagagaggagtagcacacccaacacagagacagagaggagtagcacaccctacacagagacagagaggagtagctcacccaacacagagacagagaggagtagcacacccaacacagagacagagaggagtagcacaccctacacagagacagagaggagtagCGCAcccaacacagagacagagaggagtagcacacccaacacagagacagagaggagtagcacacccaacacagagacagagaggagtagcacaccctacacagagacagagaggagtagcaaacccaacacagacacagagaggagtaGTACAcccaacacagagacagagaggagtagCACACccaacacagagacaaacagcccaGTGCCACACACTTTAGAAACCACAGGGAACGTCCATTCAGCCAGTCCATGTGTGGGTATCCTCAACGGACCTGTCACAAAGACCCAGCCTCAGGCCTGCCTCGGTGCTACAAAGCTCCACATTGAGGCATGCGTATCGGGTGTCCGCTGCCAGGAAGAGCACGAGGTGTGTGTCACCAACAGGAACTCAGCAGAGCCGACTGAACCGTCAGATACGGTGAACAGGATCTGTCCAATCATATCGTCCGTGGAGGCTGGACTTCCTTTAGAGGCAGGACTTACTGTAGACGTGGGACTTCCTGAAGAGGCGGGACTTCCTTACTTGCTAGACGCCCGTGTGCCTATACCTGTTCCCGACCCGTATCTCTCACCGTCACTAGACAGGAAGGGGATCAACCAGTCAGAATCCCAGTTAGCCTCACATGTCCTACCTACTGGGCTAGAGAGTGGAGGAATTACAGTGATacaacaacgacaacaacaacaaacacagcACTCCAGTTCACAACCCCAGGAAAAGGATGCCGTTCAAACCCAGGGCCTAATCCCTGAGCTCCAGGACCAGGGGGGCTCTAGCCCAGAGACACCCAGGGACAGTGAGCACTCGCCTGGGGAGCATAAGTGGGATGAGGCCTGGCTGAGGGAAGGCTCCACCTCTGTAGAGCTCAAGCCTGGTTTTGCTCATCCTCAGTCTGACACTGAGGGGGGCATTGAGGAATGcctacccccccacccctactCCCTCCCCCACATAGACAGGCCGCTTTGCTCTGACAGCTTAGGGTCCGACGACTCAGAACATTCCCAGCTGAAGACCTCAGACAGAGAGTACAGGACAGGATCAACCCATTCCCTGTCtgtggaaagagaggaggagaaggaggaggagggagaggaggagaaagaggaggaggaagatagtcaTGTTTACAGTCAGCAGGAGCAGGCAGTAGAAAGCACGTCCTGTCCTTATTCAGCACAGTCAAACACTGTTACAGCAGAACTCTCTGACCATACAGACACTGTTACAGCAGAACTCTCTGACCGTACAGACACTGTTACAGCAGAACTCTCTGACCATACAGACACTGTTATAGCAGAACTCTCTGACCATACAGACACTGTTACAGCAGAACTCTCTGACCATACAGACACTGTTACAGCAGAACTCTCTGACCGTACAGACACTGTTATAGCAGAACTCTCTGACCGTACAGACACTGTTACAGCAGAACTCTCTGACCATACAGACACTGTTATAACAGAACTCTCTGACCGTACAGACACTGTTATAGCAGAACTCTCTGACCATACAGACACTGTTATAGCAGAACTCTCTGACCGTACAGACACTGTTATAGCAGAACTCTCTGACCATACAGACACTGTTATAGCAGAACTCTCTGACCGTACAGACACTGTTATAGCAGAACTCTCTGACCTTACAGACACTGTTATAACAGAACTCTCTGACCATACAGACACTGTTATAGCAGAACTCTCTGACTCTGACCATATTGGGCTGCCAAGCACAGAGGATGCCTTCAGCCCTACAGGAGTCTTCATAGAGATCACCAGTGATCTGCTTGTTGACCTCAGCTCACAGGGTGTGTCTAGTGACATAGGCCAGGGGTCAACCCAACCTACAGAGACTGAATCTCTTCAGGGAGACAGCACAGAACCCTCTGCCTTAGATCAGGAAGCCACGCCGCTGAGGAGGATAAAGATTACCGTGGGAACAGACTCTACTGTGTGTAACGACGAGGTCCAGAGCCAGCTGAAGGAGCTAGACATCCATCACAGCATTTCTGGGCCTGAACCCTCTCTCTGCACCGTGCCACCCTCCATCCTGCCTCTGTCCTGCCTCTCTGactccaacaacaacaccaagGCCAGCGACGGGTCGGTGTTGGGGTCTCCCTGTACAAGGGGTAAGAGGCCAGAGCAGTGGTCCTCCAAGGTAGAGGTAGCCCCCCAGAGCAGCTCAGAAGAGGGTAGGGATAAAACCCATGACGAGTCCCCTTCCCTGACCGAGCCCTCCACGTGTACCTCTGACCTCCTGGGGGAGACCACAGAGACACCAGACAGCCCCCTAGAATACCCCCCTGAGGACTCTGAGGAGTTCCTGTCCTACCTGGCCTACAAGCACTACTGGAGCAGCGAGGACTCAGCCGTGTCCGGGTTGGGGGACGAGTGTCACTTCAGCTTGGCTGAGGTGGAGGAGCTAGAGAGGCTCCAGGGAGAGGGCCACGGAGACGTCCCTTATCAGAACCATACTGAAACTACAGGCTGTAGGAGAGATACATCTAACCATACAGACACTACAGGCTGTAGGAGAGATACATCTAACCATACAGACACTGCAGGCTGTAGGAGAGATATATCTTACCATACAGACACTACAGGCTGTAGGAGAGATATCTCAGACCATACAGACACTACAGGCTGTAGGAGAGATATCTCAGACCATACAGACACTACAGGCTGTGGGAGAGATATATCTAAACATACAGACACTACAGGCTGTGGGAGAGATATATCTAACCATACAGACACTACAGGCTGTAGGAGAGATATCTCAGACCATACAGACACTACAGGCTGTGGGAGAGATATATCTAACCATACAGACACTACAGGCTGTAGGAGAGATATATCTAAACATACAGACACTACAGGCTGTAGGAGAGATATCTCAGACCATACAGACACTACAGGCTGTGGGAGAGATATATCTAAACATACATACACTACAGGCTGTAGGAGAGATATATCTAAACATACAGACACTACAGGCTGTAGGAGAGATATCTCAGACCATACAGACACTACAGGCTGTGGGAGAGATATATCTAAACATACATACACTACAGGCTGTAGGAGAGATATATCTAAACATACAGACACTGCAGGCTGTGGGGAGGTTGTAGAGGGGGTAGTTAATTCTAATTGTGCTGCTAACAGTCCTTCAGACCTTTCTGAACCCTTAGCTTCCTACCTGGAGACCAGAGGCCTGCTATTGGACAgcacagagaaagaggaggtgcAGCAGTCCAGCCCCCACCAATCCCCTAACCCTCCctcagagggagacagacaggactgtagCAAATCACCTGGGGCTTTAGGATTAGAGGACAGTTTGTTTGCTGAGGAGTCCAGCTCGTACAGCACCTACCTCCAGACCAGCTCTCACCCTGCCCTCCTGCAGCAGGATCGTGGGGTGAGGATTGTGAGGTACCCCTACTCCGACGTCAGTCTCAACCTGCTCTCTCTCAGTAGCCTCGAGCCCATCCTAGAGGCAGACTCCGACCGCTCCCTGGACAACTCTGGGATTGTGGAGGATGTGActggagtagaggaggagggggaggaggaggaggaggaagaaggggaggaggaggagcgaaGACAGAGTGTTAGGATGAGGCCCACTGAGAAAGACAGGGACAGTGTtgtcctgtctggtgacatcaTCCTGTCAAACTCCACCTCCGGCCTTGAGAGCCCGTCGTTGTGTCTCCCCGAGGACTCATCCAGTATCGAGTCATCAGAGCACCAACTGGACTCGTTGACCTTTGACCCCAGGGGCCATGCAAGCAGCGAGAGACGCTCCAGTCCAACCCCCACCTCTGTGTCCTACGACTTTGACACCACCAGCACTAACAGTGAGGAAACGGAAGAGTCCATCCTGCCTGTCTCGGGGGGGAACACCAACCTCCACAAACCCATGAAGAGCAACTCTAAAGACAGCCAGGCAGGGAGGGCCAAGAGCTCCAAGTTCTCTGTTTTTGCCAAGATGCCTTCTTTCAGGAAGGGGAAGAGTCTGAAGAATGCCAAGGAGGAGGACTTGCCCCGGGACTCACCAGACCTGGGCCTGAGCAGGGATATGGGGGGAGGACAGGTAGGACAAGGGGGAGACACCTCGGATGATGACAATGTTTTCTTGAAGGGGGACATCCTGTGCCAGACGGTTCAGCAGCCCTTCTCCTCTGGTCTGGGTGGTCGCTACGAGACAGAGCAGGAGGATTACAGCTTCTTCCCCTCCACACCGCGCACCCGCCATGTCCGCCTGCTCTTCAGGGATGGGCCTGGGGACACCCCCCTGACCTCCCAGCCCGGAGGTCTCAGACACAACCAGACCGGGGCCCCCGAGGGCCTGCACGGCTACAAGAGGAGCAAGAGCTCTGACAGCCTCAACCTCCGCATGCGCTTCGCCCAGGCCCACAAGTCCCTGTCCAGCCTGTTTGAGTCTCGCTCCATGGACAAGGAGAACGAGGAGGAGCAGGTGAACATTGAGACTGGGAGCGAAGGGGAGGTGGGGCGAGCCAAACAGTCCTGGAGGaggctaaagagagagagggccaagGAGGCAGAACTGCTGAGGAGGACCCTGTCTGTCCCGGTCGGGGACGGGGTCAAGGGAGGGGACGGTGAGGATGGGGGTGTGAGGACGCCCAGACAGACCCACAGTGACTATGCGTCCCGCTCTGCCTCAGTGCTCAGTGTCTCTgggtccccctcctctctcagggCCCTGTGTCTCACCGACCCCCTCACTAAGAGGGGCTTCCAGGACAGTCAGAGCGTGGCTGGGGAGAACACCCCACTGGGCTGCAAGTCAGAGGGCcagaggaggaaagggaaagTCCCACCCAACGGCCTGTCAATCAACTTCTCTGACTCCGGACCGCACTCCTCGGACGACTCTGAAGCCCCACCCACAAACGACTCCAGCCCCCTGTCGCCCATGAGCCCCGCCTCCCTGGCCACCCTAGCCAATCAGCTGTCTTGGTCCAGCTCCAGGTCCCCAGGAGGAGCCTATGAGAGCACAGCGtctagcatggcagcaacaccagACACCCCAGTGAGACCCATGAGCCCCAAGCCCCACAGCCCCAGACCGGCTGCCCAGCACAGGCCCTTCCGCTACCCCCAATCTGCATCAGCCCGGGCCTCAGCCCTGTCCTTGCTCCTCATGGCTCAATCAGCCAGTGTAGAGGGCTTGTCTGACCCACCAGAGAAGCCCAAGACCCTGAAGCCCAGAGCGGGGCCGCTAGGCTCCTCCTCCCTCAGTCCATTGgaggacagtggagtggacagccAATCACAGATCAACCTGCTTACACCTATGTCCATCAACCAGTTTGAGGTAAGACACAGCTATATGATAACAAAGCTAATAATGCCTCATTGTTATCATTCGTCTGAAGAATTTAATGTGTTAATTaaacagccccaaaaatgtaatctattgaacaaaaataaacaatgtATTCTCAGCTAGCCATCCATACTGTGTGTGATGACGCTCACCCAGGGCCGATCCATCTTTGATTGACAAGAGTAGGTTGTGTGAGAGAACAGTCTTCACTGGGGTCTGCTGTTCCAACGTTTTGTCCCCATTGTGATATAATGGCCTGACTGTTTGTCTGTTTAACATCATGAtaaagcagccttgtttaccAATCTATCAAGATGTAGAGGGGAGGCCAGGCAGGGTGCACCATGGGATAAAGTGTTGACTCTGTCTTTCACTGGCCCTGCCTCAGCCCAGCCTCGGACTGAATGTAAATAACAGCCAGGGCCTAGGGCACTTCAtccatctcactgtgtgtgtgtgtatgtgtatgtatatgtgtgtgtgtctgcgtgcgtgcctGTGAGAGATTCTGTGTGtttatgcatttgtgtgtgtgtttgtgcatttgtgtgtgtgtttatgcatttgtgtgtgtgtttgtgcatttgtgtgtgtgtttatgcatgcgtgtgtgtgtttgtgcatttgtgtgtgtgtttgtgcatgcgtgtTCGTTCAGATGAAATGCAGAACAAGCCcctctttatctccctccctccctccgctctcccctctcctgaaagagagatgaggaggagtgaAACGGCAGAGTCAGCTCTTTCTTTCCTCCGCTGTGCTCTGCTGTCACTGGCGTGGCGTGTGAGTTAGTAGTCTGCTTCCGTCCCATCCCGCCTGACAGCTCTGAAacagcccagccagcccagccgTACGCAGCAGGCAGCTGGGTGGCGGACTGTGTATTTTAGCCCCCCCTAGTGGAGCCTGCAGGAAGCACCTTGCAGGCAGCCAAGCAGGGACAAAGAAGCTGAACCACAGCATGATTACAAGTCATGTGACTTAGCTCAGTATTTATGCACACAGGAAATAGAATGACCAATTTAAATCAGTGGAATTTCCTGTCAAGGTGCATCAGTTACGTCAAGCACACCAATAAGACAATTTCATACACCTGTTACATCATACTTATCAACCCTGCATAACAACTGTTTACAATCATGTACCAGTAAGAATGATATGCTGTCATATACACAGAGAGACGGCATATTAGTTCCATAGAGGCCCGGTACTATAGTCTGGAGTGAAAGTGACATTGCCAATCCCATTAACCAGTTGAAtatgcacctaaagactcaggGTGGCTGTAGACCCACCAGCCaggcaggaggagagaagaggctaGCAGAGCTTAAGTCCCCTGGGTCTGGACTGGTCACTACTGCCTCAGCCCTCAGACCACCACCAGGCCACAGGccgaacagggagagggacaggggtcCAAGACGCCACCGCTGCTCCTCAGACGACCTGTGGATCGAAGAGGAGAAGAGACGGAAGCGGAAGCTGGCCCGAGTCGTGAGGGGCAGCCTGGGACAACTCAACACCCACTGTCCTGAAGATCTGGAGAAAGTAAGACTCCACCATGCTTACCGCTGCAAAAAAACCTACAACCTAGCAGAGAGggaacctgtctctctcctcctcctcctcttctcctcctcctccttgctccTCTTCATCTACGTACTGTCTCAGGGAAGTgttttctcctccatctcttctctccttcgCCAGCTGTTTTCTCCCTGGAGTCTTGGCATCTCTCCTTTGTTTACATTTTTTCTCTTCCGTCTTTTTTGGATGTCTTTCTCGCTCGCTCATGTTTCTGTGCCAGTCTCTCTCAGCGCCTACTCTTAGCCTAAACCTGTATGAACCTTCAGGTCAATCTGCTCTGGACAAACATATTAATACTATTGCTATAGTATTATTACatataatacacacacagtaccagtcaaaaatgttaacacacctacacatttttctttatttttactattttctacattgtagaataatagtgaagacatcaaaactatgaaataaataatatatggaatcatggagtaacccgaaaagtgttaaacaaatcaaaatagattttagattttagattttagattcttcaaggtagccaccctttgccttgatgacagctttgcacagtcttggcattctctcaaccagcttcatgaggaatgcttttccaacagtcttgaaggagttcccgcatatgctgagcacttgttggctgcttttccttcactctgcagtctaaCTCATCCCATACCACCTCAATCgggaggttgggtgattgtgggggccaggtcatatctgatgcagccctccatcactcgccttcttggacaaatagcccttatacagcctggaggtgtgttttgggtcattgtcctgctgaaataagaataatagtcccactaagcgcaaaccagatgggatggcgtattgctgcagaatgctgtggtagccatgctggttaagtgtgccttgaattctaaattaatcacagacagtgtcaccagcaaagcacccccacaccatcacacctcctcctccatgcttcactgtgggaaccacacatgcagagatcatccgttcacctactctgcatctcacaaagacacggcggttggaaccaaaaatctcaaatttggtctaatgtccattgcttgtgtttcttgacccaaacaaggctcttcttcttattggtgacctttagtagtggattctttgcagcaattcgaccatgaaggcctgattccacgctgtctcctctgaacagttgatgctgagatgtgtctgttacttgaactctgtgaagcatttatttgggctgcaatttctgaggctggtaactctaatgaacttatcctctgcagcagaggtaactctgggtcttcctttcctgtggtggtcctcatgagagacaggtaactgtaataaacttatcctctgcagcagaggtaactctgggtctttacTGTAATGGTCCTCgtcagagacagtttcatcataccacagcagaggtaactctgggtcttcctttcctgtggtggtcctcatgagagacaggtaactgtaatgaacttgtcctctgtagcagaggtaactctgggtcttcctttactGTAATGGTCCTCatcagagacagtttcatcatagcacttgatggtttttgcgactgcacttgaagaacatTCCAAATTCTTGAAaggttccatattgactgaccttcatgtcttaaagtaatgatggactgtcatttctctttgcttacttgagctcttttaccaaatagggctatctgctgtataccacccctaacttgtcacaacacaactgattggctcaaacacacagaagaaaatacatttaacatgtgttagtcacctggaatgcatttcaattatctcatgaagctggttgaaagaatgccaagagtgtgcaaagctgtcatgtttaacacttttttggttactacatgattctatatgtgttatttcatagttttgatgtcttcactattattctataatgtagaaaattgtaaaaaataaaaataaataaaaacccttgaatgagttggtgtgtccaaacgtttgactgttacttaaaaagaaagaaagacagggtCTTAACATAGGAAGTTAGCAGTGTACTAACTACTGTACACCAATAGACTGCTAAGAGGTAGGCCTTGTTGGATCCCAAGCCTCGATTTGTCCTCCTCCCTACAGGCACGGGCTCGAGTGTCCCTGACGACCATGGAGGAGTTCTCCAGGATTCCCCTGAAGGCCCACTGCTTCTCCCAGAGCACCCCCATCGGACTTGACTGTCTGGGCTGGAGACGACGCATCTCCTACCCCTGTGAGTAGCTCCTACCTCCCTTTACATCCTCCTACCCCTGGGAGTACTGCATACTACCGCACACTGCTGGCTCTCTCACTCGCTGTGCCTGGGTTGGTTCCAATACTCTAAAATGGCTCCCTTTCCTCATGATGACCacttacagtgctttcaga is a window of Oncorhynchus mykiss isolate Arlee chromosome 11, USDA_OmykA_1.1, whole genome shotgun sequence DNA encoding:
- the LOC110535467 gene encoding uncharacterized protein LOC110535467 isoform X2 is translated as MRPTEKDRDSVVLSGDIILSNSTSGLESPSLCLPEDSSSIESSEHQLDSLTFDPRGHASSERRSSPTPTSVSYDFDTTSTNSEETEESILPVSGGNTNLHKPMKSNSKDSQAGRAKSSKFSVFAKMPSFRKGKSLKNAKEEDLPRDSPDLGLSRDMGGGQVGQGGDTSDDDNVFLKGDILCQTVQQPFSSGLGGRYETEQEDYSFFPSTPRTRHVRLLFRDGPGDTPLTSQPGGLRHNQTGAPEGLHGYKRSKSSDSLNLRMRFAQAHKSLSSLFESRSMDKENEEEQVNIETGSEGEVGRAKQSWRRLKRERAKEAELLRRTLSVPVGDGVKGGDGEDGGVRTPRQTHSDYASRSASVLSVSGSPSSLRALCLTDPLTKRGFQDSQSVAGENTPLGCKSEGQRRKGKVPPNGLSINFSDSGPHSSDDSEAPPTNDSSPLSPMSPASLATLANQLSWSSSRSPGGAYESTASSMAATPDTPVRPMSPKPHSPRPAAQHRPFRYPQSASARASALSLLLMAQSASVEGLSDPPEKPKTLKPRAGPLGSSSLSPLEDSGVDSQSQINLLTPMSINQFEARARVSLTTMEEFSRIPLKAHCFSQSTPIGLDCLGWRRRISYPSVIVPDGGGEKAGLGDDLGSDEDLYEEFRSSGHRCGHPGGGGEQLAINELISDGSCVYAEALWDHVTMDDQELGFKAGDVIEVVDATNKEWWWGRILDSEGWFPASFVRLRVNQDEPMEEYLAQLEEAGAGEVDRPGVGLILGPGLPCKDQMRTNVINEIMSTERDYIKHLKDICEGYIKQCRKRIDMFTEEQLRCIFGNIEDIYRFQKKLLKGLEKRFNKEQPHLSEIGSCFLEHQTDFQIYSEYCNNHPNACVQLSRLMKTNKYVFFFEACRLLQKMIDISLDGFLLTPVQKICKYPLQLAELLKYTNPQHRDYKDVEAALNAMKNVARLINERKRRLENIDKIAQWQSSIEDWEGEDILSMSSDLIFSGELTKISQPQARSQQRMFFLFDHQMVYCKKDLLRRDMLYYKGRMDMDLMEVVDVEDGKEKDFNVSVKNALKLRSLAGDEVHLLCAKKPEQKQRWLRAFQDERTQVQHDLETGFSITEVQKKQAMLNACKSHPAGKPKAVTRPYYDFLLRQKHPSLPSTVPQQQVFMLAEPKRKATTFWQNIGRLTPFKK
- the LOC110535467 gene encoding rho guanine nucleotide exchange factor 4 isoform X1, which translates into the protein MRPTEKDRDSVVLSGDIILSNSTSGLESPSLCLPEDSSSIESSEHQLDSLTFDPRGHASSERRSSPTPTSVSYDFDTTSTNSEETEESILPVSGGNTNLHKPMKSNSKDSQAGRAKSSKFSVFAKMPSFRKGKSLKNAKEEDLPRDSPDLGLSRDMGGGQVGQGGDTSDDDNVFLKGDILCQTVQQPFSSGLGGRYETEQEDYSFFPSTPRTRHVRLLFRDGPGDTPLTSQPGGLRHNQTGAPEGLHGYKRSKSSDSLNLRMRFAQAHKSLSSLFESRSMDKENEEEQVNIETGSEGEVGRAKQSWRRLKRERAKEAELLRRTLSVPVGDGVKGGDGEDGGVRTPRQTHSDYASRSASVLSVSGSPSSLRALCLTDPLTKRGFQDSQSVAGENTPLGCKSEGQRRKGKVPPNGLSINFSDSGPHSSDDSEAPPTNDSSPLSPMSPASLATLANQLSWSSSRSPGGAYESTASSMAATPDTPVRPMSPKPHSPRPAAQHRPFRYPQSASARASALSLLLMAQSASVEGLSDPPEKPKTLKPRAGPLGSSSLSPLEDSGVDSQSQINLLTPMSINQFETQGGCRPTSQAGGEKRLAELKSPGSGLVTTASALRPPPGHRPNRERDRGPRRHRCSSDDLWIEEEKRRKRKLARVVRGSLGQLNTHCPEDLEKARARVSLTTMEEFSRIPLKAHCFSQSTPIGLDCLGWRRRISYPSVIVPDGGGEKAGLGDDLGSDEDLYEEFRSSGHRCGHPGGGGEQLAINELISDGSCVYAEALWDHVTMDDQELGFKAGDVIEVVDATNKEWWWGRILDSEGWFPASFVRLRVNQDEPMEEYLAQLEEAGAGEVDRPGVGLILGPGLPCKDQMRTNVINEIMSTERDYIKHLKDICEGYIKQCRKRIDMFTEEQLRCIFGNIEDIYRFQKKLLKGLEKRFNKEQPHLSEIGSCFLEHQTDFQIYSEYCNNHPNACVQLSRLMKTNKYVFFFEACRLLQKMIDISLDGFLLTPVQKICKYPLQLAELLKYTNPQHRDYKDVEAALNAMKNVARLINERKRRLENIDKIAQWQSSIEDWEGEDILSMSSDLIFSGELTKISQPQARSQQRMFFLFDHQMVYCKKDLLRRDMLYYKGRMDMDLMEVVDVEDGKEKDFNVSVKNALKLRSLAGDEVHLLCAKKPEQKQRWLRAFQDERTQVQHDLETGFSITEVQKKQAMLNACKSHPAGKPKAVTRPYYDFLLRQKHPSLPSTVPQQQVFMLAEPKRKATTFWQNIGRLTPFKK